The Gemmatimonadales bacterium genome includes the window GGCGTATCTTATCCCGTTCACCGGGAGCCCGGGATGGATCGAGGCCTGCTGAACGCGAACCAGCAGCGACGGGTCGCGACGCACCTGCGGCTCCTCGCCGAGGACTGCGCTGACCTGGCCGGCTGGCCGGAGCTGCAGCGGCCCGGCGAGCCGTACGCGTCGCTGCGCGCGCTCATCGGCCGGCTCGCGGAAGCCGTGGCCGCGCTGGGCCGTTCGCTCGACCTCCCGGCGCACCAGGCGCCGCCGCTCCGGCGGCGCGTGATGGCCACCGCGGAGGTGTGGGCGAGCAGCATGGAGGACGTCAAGTCGCGGCACCTCAAGGCGTACGGGCGCGTCCACCCCGAGCTGGGGCGCGAGCTCGATCCGCGGGTGGACGAGATCGTCGCGATGCTGCGAGAGGTCGCCGACCTGGCGGACCGGCTCCCGGACCGCTAGGCGGTCATCCGAACTGCACCGACCGCTTGGTCAGCGACCCGAAGTTGTACCCGGTGATCGGGAAGGTCACGGGCCCGGGCTCCCCGGCCGCGCTGCCCGCCGCCGCGATGACGGGCACGAAGTGCTCGTGCGTCGGCAGCGCCATCCGCACGGCGGGGGCGCGCCGGCGGTAGTCGAGCAGCGTGTCCACGTCCTGCCGCGCCAGGACGTCGGCGGCCCAGGCGTCGAACTCCGCGGCCCACGCGGGAGTCCCGGCGCCGGGCGACATGTCCATCGCGCGCAGGTTGTGGGTGAGGAACCCGCTGCCCACGATCAGCACGCCCTCGTGGCGCAGCGGCGCCAGCGCCCGGCCGAGCTCGAACAGCGTGGTGGGATCGAGGTTCGGGAGCGACACCTGCAGCACGGGCACGTCGGCAGCCGGGTACATCGCGATCAGCGGCACGTAGGCGCCGTGGTCGAGGCCCCGGTCGGACTCGATGACCGGCTGCGTGCGCCCCAGCAGCTCGCGCAGCCGCCGGGCCAGGTCGGGCGCCGGAGGCGCCGGGTACGCGACCTGGTAGTATTTCTCGGGAAAGCCGTAGAAGTCGTAGACGAGGGGCACGGGTCGGGTCGCCCCGAGGGTGATGGGCTTCTGCTCCCAGTGCGCGGAGAGCATCAGCACGGCGCGGGGGCGGGGCATCGCCCCGGCCCACTGGCGGAGCTGGGCGATCCACTCCTGATCGTCGAGCAGGAACGGCGATCCGTGGGCGAGGAAGATGGCCGGCACGCGGTCGGGCATGGACGACTCCTCCACGGCAGAACGGTAGATGGAGAAGGATAACCGCCCAGGCACGGGGAGGCGCCCGGCGTCCCGAGGGCCTTGCTGCCCCGGGTTTCCGTGGGATATTTGAGCGGCCTGCGTGAAGCGGCCCGCCACACGGGTGGCCGGGCCGTGCGGTGGGGAGTATCTCGGGGCCGGAGGCGGGCCCAGGCGACGGGAGTGCCGGCATGACCGATCCGGGGGCGAGCGAGCAACAGTCCCGGTGGACCGTCGAAGTGTTGCGCCGTGCCGGCGCCGCCCTGAACGGGCGGATGGTGGGCGTGTGGGTGGTGGAGGACGCGGGCTCGCTGAGGCCGCTCGCCAGCAACGGGACCGAGGCGCAGGCCTGGGAGGTGACGCCGGAGGTGAAGGTGGCGGTCACCCACCTGGCGATGCCCGCGCCGCCCGGCAGCCGCTGGGTGGCGGGCCGCATGGCCGACCAGCAGTGGTGCGTGGCGCCGGTCCGCGACAGCGTGCCGGATCCGCCGCCGGTCGATCGCGAGCGGCGCAGCCGGGAGCGGCTGGCGCTGGAGCTGGCGGGCCTGTGCCTGGGGCTCAGCGCGCGCGTCCTGGGCGAGGGGATGCCGGCCGACCTGGACCTGTTCGAGCGCTTCATGGAGCAGCTCGGCAGCTTCGCCCAGGACATCGGCGGGCCGCTGGCGGTGGCGCGGACGGCGGTGGTGCGGAGCGGCGCCGTGCTCGCCGAAGCGGTGCCAACCGACGAGGAAGGGCGCGCGCGGCTGATCGAGGACCTCCGGGCGGCGGGCCGGGCGCTCGAGCAGGCCGTCTCGCTGGTGCGCACCGTGCACGACCGGGCACGCGCGGTCCTGGAGCACGGCGGGGAGTTCGACGTCGTGCAGGTGGTGTGGTCGTGCGTGGACGCGGAGCGGCCGCAGGCCGCGCTCCGCGGGGCCTCGATCGAGCTCAAGACCCTGGCCTACGTGGTCTCGGTGCCGGGCAGCGCCGACAGTCTGCGCATGGCCGTCGCGTCGATGCTGAAGCTGGCGGTGCGGGGGCTGCAGGGGCGCGTCGGGGCCGTGACGGTCTCGCTCGAGAACGTCGGCCCGGTGGTGCGGCTCGTCGTGTCCGCGCCGGGGGCGGAGGTGGTGGACGGGCAGAGCGCGGTGGCCGACGCCCGCCGCGTGGTGGAGACCGCATTCGGCGGCACCCTCACGGTCACCTCGGTCGCGGGCGAGGGGGCGACGCTCACGCTGTCGCTGCCGGCGCCCACGCACCGGTTCCGGGACCCGGCGCTGTGGTGGGAGCGCTAGCCGGCCGATCTTGATGACTTCTTGATGTCCCGCCGGGGTTTCCTGACCCCGTTTTGACGCCGCACCGTCTAGCCTCCACGCATGCTCGACCTCGTCTACATCGTCGTCACGCTGGCCTTCTTCGGCCTGATGCTCGCCTACGTGGTGGGCTGCGAGCGGCTCGGGAAGGACGGCACCGGCGAGGAGCAGCGGCCGTGAGCGCCGAGACCGTGATCGCGGGGCTCGTGTCGGTCCTGCTGCTCGTCTACCTCGTGTACACGCTGCTCAAGCCCGAGAAATTCTGAGCGGGCCCGCGCCCGTGTCGGACCCGGCGACCCCATGACCCTGAACGGCTGGCTGCAGATCCTGCTCTTCGCGGCGGCGGTGCTCGCCGTCACCAAGCCCGTGGGCATCTACATCCTGCGGGTGTACGACGGTTCGCTGCGCTGGCTCGCGCCGGTAGAGCGGGTGATCTACCGCCTGTGCGGCATCGATCCGGCCGAGGAGCAGCACTGGACCCGCTACGCGGCGGGGCTGCTGGTCTTCAGCGCCGTCTCGATGCTGGTGACCTACGTGGCGCTGCGGCTCCAGGCGCACCTGCCGCTGAATCCGTTCCACCGCGTCGCGGTGACGGACCGCCAGGCCTTCGAAACCGCCGCCTCGTTCACCACCAACACCAACTGGCAGTCGTACTCCGGCGAGACGGTGATGAGCTACCTCTCGCAGGCGATGCAGC containing:
- a CDS encoding class III extradiol ring-cleavage dioxygenase, which produces MPDRVPAIFLAHGSPFLLDDQEWIAQLRQWAGAMPRPRAVLMLSAHWEQKPITLGATRPVPLVYDFYGFPEKYYQVAYPAPPAPDLARRLRELLGRTQPVIESDRGLDHGAYVPLIAMYPAADVPVLQVSLPNLDPTTLFELGRALAPLRHEGVLIVGSGFLTHNLRAMDMSPGAGTPAWAAEFDAWAADVLARQDVDTLLDYRRRAPAVRMALPTHEHFVPVIAAAGSAAGEPGPVTFPITGYNFGSLTKRSVQFG
- the kdpF gene encoding K(+)-transporting ATPase subunit F, giving the protein MSAETVIAGLVSVLLLVYLVYTLLKPEKF